Proteins encoded by one window of Candidatus Obscuribacter sp.:
- a CDS encoding 4Fe-4S binding protein, which yields MQQHVTDPEICIGCSACELACPVKAIKSIMGRYCIDAAVCQGCAKCIEECPTGAADCFIEVASAYTQDEQSNWTALP from the coding sequence ATGCAGCAGCATGTCACCGACCCAGAGATTTGTATCGGCTGCTCGGCTTGTGAGCTGGCTTGCCCGGTCAAAGCGATAAAGTCCATCATGGGGCGTTATTGCATCGACGCAGCGGTCTGTCAGGGTTGCGCTAAGTGCATTGAGGAGTGTCCTACGGGCGCTGCTGACTGTTTTATCGAGGTGGCGAGCGCCTACACCCAGGATGAGCAATCCAACTGGACTGCATTGCCCTGA
- a CDS encoding tetratricopeptide repeat protein, with amino-acid sequence MQNALNWQHYAEFAESAYNKGSFEVADNLIRLALSCAASFADGDYRYISTLEHLGDVLVARSKAHDACENYTRAYNLLKKFHGLASLNALRLQIKYGRVLIELGKLSEAKSVLAEAQNTCSSYLDVPVELTVFIEAHLRRVRSLQQTIPNAVKLVRNDIEQTQRNTYSRLKSPKSAVTRNSLTEIKAVPVAVPAAVSGLNNQTPLAMTS; translated from the coding sequence ATGCAAAACGCGCTTAACTGGCAGCATTATGCTGAATTTGCCGAGAGTGCCTACAATAAGGGCAGTTTTGAAGTAGCAGACAATCTAATCAGGCTGGCTCTGAGTTGTGCGGCGTCTTTTGCAGACGGCGACTATCGCTATATCTCAACACTCGAGCACCTCGGCGATGTGCTGGTAGCCAGGTCTAAAGCTCACGATGCCTGTGAAAATTACACACGCGCATATAATTTGCTCAAAAAATTTCACGGACTAGCCAGCCTCAACGCCCTGCGCTTGCAAATCAAGTATGGTCGTGTGTTGATTGAGCTGGGCAAACTATCCGAAGCCAAGTCAGTACTGGCGGAGGCTCAAAATACCTGCAGCTCATACCTGGATGTGCCAGTCGAACTCACTGTGTTTATAGAGGCACATCTGCGCCGTGTCAGGTCGCTACAGCAGACAATTCCAAATGCCGTCAAGCTTGTACGCAATGATATTGAGCAGACGCAGCGCAACACATACAGCCGTCTCAAGTCGCCCAAAAGCGCCGTCACTCGCAATTCGCTAACAGAGATCAAAGCTGTGCCCGTCGCCGTGCCCGCAGCTGTATCAGGATTGAACAATCAAACTCCTCTGGCTATGACTAGTTAG